The Verrucomicrobium spinosum DSM 4136 = JCM 18804 DNA segment CTCTTCAACTCCATACAACGCGCCGATGCTGGCCACCACCGCCAGCCCCGGTTCGCACGGCACTTCCTTGGGGGCGGCCTGGCACGCCTCCACGAACTTGCGTCGCACGTGGGCAAAACATCCCGCATGCCGCTGCACCTGCCCCTCCAGACAGTCATAGACCACATAGCCGTCGCTTTGCAGGATGCCTCCGTAGTCCTTCAAATAGGCCCTCGCCCCCGCCTGGGCACGGTTGTCCTGGTACTCGAAGTACACCAGCCCTCCGGGGATGGAGTACTGCCACAACCACGCCACATCGTTGCGGCCTTTACCCAGATCTTGCAGCACCGGCAGCCTCGTCTCATCGGCCTGAATGAGCGGCCCCTGCCGCAGCTCCTGGCCGATGGCCCGCGCCAGAGGTTGCAGCAACGCTCCTGCGGCCATCACCGCCCGCGTCGCCGTGGCCTGACGCACGGTCACACTGTGATCGCGCTCCCACCCCTGTAGCTGACGGTACACCGGCAGATAATCGGCGTACTTGCGCACCACCAGCTCCACCACCGTCTCGTTGGCCAGCTGCCCTTTGTCGACGATGCGCCCAGGGGAGGCGGCTGTGGCCACCGTGCGACGGTCCCCCAGCTGGATGACTCGCTTCTCGCGCTTGAGCACCCGCACAAAGAACTCCGCAGGCTTGATGACGAGCTCTTCCTTGATCTCATAGCCCACCAGTTCGCCTTGCGCCGCTTCCAAGCATGGTAGGATGACTTCCACCCGCGGCAGATGCGCGGGCAGTTCGTGCCGCCCAGGATGCACTTGGGCGTAGCGCGGGGTGCCGGGCTTTTTCTTTTTGAGCCGGGCGGCCTGCTCCTGTTCCAGGCGTCCAGCCTCGGGCAGGGTCTTGTCCGCCAGGGCCAGGCCCACTTCAAGGGCCACCTCGGCCTCCTGCACGCCGGGCTCCAGATCCAGCAGCAGGGCCTGGTCTTTGCCGAGGCCCTCGCCTTTGGGACCGTACTTCTTGATGAGGGCCAGCCGCAACTGCTCCTCACGCAGGCGCACTTCCAGTTCCAGGGTGGCAATACGCTCATCGCGCTGACGCAGGATCTCCTCCAGGGCAAGACGCTCCCGGGGTCCCAAAGAAAGCAACAGGGCTTCAGGCAGATCCGGGGTGGCAGGAGTGGCGGGCATGAGCAGCGGGAGCTGCATGATGCCCAGCAGCGGGCTCGTTGCAACAAGTTGTTACCGCGAACCCTAAAAAACACCTCTTCCCGCACCCTCACCCGACCCGGTGCCAGGCCCTCCGTTGGGTGCCTTCCAGGTCAATGCCCGCCAGCAGCAAAGTGAGCTCCGCCTGGGTGAGCACCACCTTGCGTGAAGCTCCTTGCGCTGGGGGCTGCGGCCAGTGGAAGCGCCCCTTCTCCAGCCGCTTGGCGCACACCCACAAGCCCGAGCCGTCCCAGTAGAGGGCCTTGAGACGGGTGCGGTGCTTGTTGCAAAAGACAAAGAGGTGACCGCTCAAAGGATCCTCGCGCAACAGACCAGAAGCCAGGGCGAGCAGCCCCTCAAACCCAAGGCGCATGTCGGTGGCGCCTGCCAGCAAATGGACTTTGGTGGCAGGACCCAGGCTTAGCATGGGGCACCTCCCTGCCTGGCATGGAGAAGTTCAAGGAGGGCGGCCACTTCATCGCGGCCAAAGCCTGAAGGGACGTGCAGACGCCAGAGACCCGCTTCGATGAGATAATCCAAGCCGGGAAGTCCCGCAGCAGTGCTCCCCGGAGGTGAGGAAACTTCCACCGGCAGCCATGGAGGCGGCGCAGGATCAGAGGAGCGCTTCTGAAGTTCAACATGGCGACGCCAGGCACAAAGGCTTGAGACACTCAAAGAATGAAGCCGGCAAAAAGTTGCCAGGGTCAGGCCGCTGGATTGAAACTGGCGCACTAGACGACGACGTTGCAGGGCTGTATATCGAGGCATACGCGCAAACTTGCCCGGCTGCGCTCCGCGCACCAGACGGCCTTGCTGATCTGCTTACCCAAAGAAGACTGCCGCCCAAGTCCGAAGAACACTGGATTTCATAAGTCTCCTAACGTCCCCGCCAGCCATGTCTTAGACGGGGATCCCCCCTCCACAGCGTCCTCTGATGCCAGCCTCCGGCCGCCCATCCCATACTCCTGTCCGCCAATTCCATCTGAGCGCGAATCTCCCGCGAACCGGGACCAGCGAGATTATTGAGAGGCTATTTCGGGGTTTTCAGTTCCTCAGGCTTCGCAGTGAGCGCGTGATTGCGCTCTCGATAGTGTTTGTCGCCTGACCATTCATACACCCATTGCTCGTTCTGAATGACATGCTTCAACTGCCTTGCGCTGGCTTCCCAGGTGAGGAACGGGACATGCGCGCTGCTCGGCACCTGATTCTTCCGGAAGAGAGCAAGCCAACGCTCAATCGCCGCCGCCAATGCCTCCGGTTCCCGGCCTGCAAAATAGGAAGCATAATCTCCCGCCACCTCACGAAATACTGGCAGGTCCCTACAAAGAATGGGTTTCCCATGATGAGCGGCCTCGATCAAACTTAGTCCAAAGCCCTCCCCCTCCGAAGCTGCTATCACACAAGTGGCTCGATCATAGCAATCAGCCAGCTCTGCATCAGAGGCCGACTCCAGCCAATGCAACCGCCGATTCCGCTCAGGATGCCGGTCCAGTCTTGCAAGCAGAGGCTCCACTCCCCAGCCACGCTTGCCCACAATCATCAAATGCACGGCCATGCCCTGCTTCCACAACAATTCAAAGGCTGCCACGAGTTGTTTGTAGCCCTTCCGCACCTCAACGGTCGAAACACTGAGGAACGCAGGCTCACCTGATGGCAGCCTGATGAAGTCTGGCGAAGACCTGTCCCCGGTCTTTTCCACCACGGCCCGGTAGTCACTCCCAAGATGAAAATAGCCGATCTTCAAGGGTTGCAGGCGGTGACGCTTGAGCCCGCATTGACCAAGCCAGGTATGGAGGCTGTCCGCCGTCGTTCGGGATATGCAAACCACACCGTCTCCATAGCCGACGACACCGGAAATCCAGCGATGAAAGTGCTCACACAGCGGTTCGTCGAACCACTCTGGATGCTCGAGGGGAAGCGTGTCGTAGAGGCAGAAATAACTTGCCGAGACATGCCGCAGGAATCCGTTCCACAGGGCAGCGAACGGCGTGCGAAGCGAGAGGTCAATACCCAGGTAAACATCCCCCGGATGAGGGATGATCGCACGATCCTGCCACTCCAAGGTTTGCGGAACCAGATGCCTGCCAACATACCCGTGGGCATAACAAAGCCGGTCTCCATCCGCATCATCGGGCATGCTACAAACCAACTCGGTCGTCAAACCCTCCCATGGATTCTTCAAATAACAGTTGGTGACATTCCTCACAACCCGGTGCACGCCGGTGCCGTAATCATGCG contains these protein-coding regions:
- the tnpB gene encoding IS66 family insertion sequence element accessory protein TnpB (TnpB, as the term is used for proteins encoded by IS66 family insertion elements, is considered an accessory protein, since TnpC, encoded by a neighboring gene, is a DDE family transposase.); translation: MLSLGPATKVHLLAGATDMRLGFEGLLALASGLLREDPLSGHLFVFCNKHRTRLKALYWDGSGLWVCAKRLEKGRFHWPQPPAQGASRKVVLTQAELTLLLAGIDLEGTQRRAWHRVG
- the tnpA gene encoding IS66 family insertion sequence element accessory protein TnpA, which gives rise to MPRYTALQRRRLVRQFQSSGLTLATFCRLHSLSVSSLCAWRRHVELQKRSSDPAPPPWLPVEVSSPPGSTAAGLPGLDYLIEAGLWRLHVPSGFGRDEVAALLELLHARQGGAPC
- a CDS encoding IS66-like element ISVsp4 family transposase — protein: MRLREEQLRLALIKKYGPKGEGLGKDQALLLDLEPGVQEAEVALEVGLALADKTLPEAGRLEQEQAARLKKKKPGTPRYAQVHPGRHELPAHLPRVEVILPCLEAAQGELVGYEIKEELVIKPAEFFVRVLKREKRVIQLGDRRTVATAASPGRIVDKGQLANETVVELVVRKYADYLPVYRQLQGWERDHSVTVRQATATRAVMAAGALLQPLARAIGQELRQGPLIQADETRLPVLQDLGKGRNDVAWLWQYSIPGGLVYFEYQDNRAQAGARAYLKDYGGILQSDGYVVYDCLEGQVQRHAGCFAHVRRKFVEACQAAPKEVPCEPGLAVVASIGALYGVEERAREKQLKGQARLDYRQEQGVAQKLSSLKAQILEVRAKALLPQSLLAKACDYALNQWEKLEVYASHGEVEIDNNWCENAMRPVALGRKNWLHLGSHESGPKVAAILTVLASAQRLGLNVREYLGEALETLCDGEGFNITRIGELLPSRWKPKPASGLEPEAMPRDC